The DNA segment ACCGGGGCCGGTTTATCCTTTGGGTCTCGGCATCGTCTCGCCCTGGCGTCTCTCCAGATACCTGCAGTAGTAAACCGGCGATACCACGGGCAACATGGAGTCCAACGTAGCCGACGATGGAACGCAGCGTCGCTGTACGGGCCGCACGTTCGAATCAACTCGTCGAGGAGGCCGTTCGCCCTCCTCAGTGGACCATGTCGAGGAGGAAGATGAGGAGAAATCCGACGAAAAACAGCGTCGTCGACGTCGGCGTCTCCGGCACTTTCTGGGCCTTCACGAGGAGTTCCTCCGTCACCAGATAGAGGAGTGCGGCAGACCCGAACGCGAGCACGAGCGCGATCGGCGTTCCCGAGACGCCGCCGAGGGCGAACACGCCGACGAGCACGCCGACGAGCAACAAGACGCCGAAACTGCCCGGCACGGCGAGCTTCCTGAACGTCCCCATCTCCTCGGGCAACGCGATGACGCCGGTGACGCCGAGGAAGAGGACCTCGATGGCGAGTGCGACCGCGACGAGGACGCCTGTGGCCGGTTCCGTCAGGAACGCCACCCCGATGAGCACGCCGTCGATCACCATGTCGATGGCGACGGTGACGAGCAGGCTGGCCGCGCCCGCGATCTTCCCGCCGATGCCTCGCTTCTCGACGTACGTTCCGAGCCGGTGGACGCCGAGCATCGTCACGACGCCGATCGCGAACCCCACGACGACCACGCTCGGGGCACGAGTGTGGACATCAGGCAGGAGTTCGGCGGCGACGGCGGCGAACACGACTCCGGCCGCAAAGTGCTGGACGTTGCTCTCCATCTGCGCCGTTGGCGGCCGATAGATAGCGATCACGCCACCGACGAGTGCGGCGACGACCGCCAGCATCGTGTACGAAACCGCCTGAACAAGTGTTTCGGTCATCCCCTCCTCGTACCTCGTCCAGCTAGTTGAGTGCTGTCGCAGAAACGCCCGGTCGCGCAGTCGTCGGATCGACTCGTTACCGGATAGGTGAGAGCCGTCGATGCCTGAGCCTGCCGTGAGCCCCTGCCGGCGGCGGATCCCTCGCGAGTCGGCGCGGTCGCCTGTCAGTCACCGATCGCCCGCCAGCCATGGCGACGACCCGCGGCTGTGCAGTCGGTCACTCCTGTTCCGGCTGGGGGCCGCCCCCGGTCTGGGCCTCCTGGGCGTCACTCCACCCGCCCGCGTCGACGACTTCGAACAACTTTCGCCAGTTCCCCGTGTTCTCGCTCTCGGGCAGTTGGTTTCGAAGCTGTTCGAAGTCCGAGCCGGGCACCTGCTCGCGGACCAGATCGACGATCACACGCGTGTGATAGGCGACGGTCGCCTTGTCCCGTCCTTCGATCTCGCTCGCTCGGTCGAGGAACTCCGCCCAGTCGAAGCGCTGGCCGTGTTCGTCGACGGCGCCGGTCAGGTACCACTTGATCTCCATCGGGAGCGACGCGGCCAGGTCCGCGGCGTTCTCGGCGGGAATGCGCTGGCCGAGCGGGTACAGCGTCGCCCGGATCGCGCGCACGGTCTCGCCAGTACCGGGGAGTTCGAGTCGGTGCTGCACCTCGCCAGTGAACTCGTTGAAGTTCATACCCGAATCGCCCACGACCACGGTCGTCAATGTTGGTGGCGCCTGCAGGCGCGGGTGAGAGTCGCCATCGTTGTCAGACGCCGCCACCATGGCGCGTGGGATGCAGACTGCACGAGGTGCGGGGTCACGGCTCACCGCTCCTGTCGCTCGGCCGGGTCACTGCCAGTCGGCATCGACGACATCACTCGGAGTAGCCTTCCTGGAGGAACGCGCCCTCCGTCTCGTAGATCGACACCAGCTCGGCGATGAACTCCTCGTAGGTCTCGTCCGCCTCGGTGTGCTCGTCCAGCCGTTCTCTGAGGTCGTCGCTGATTTCGAGTGTGTAGGTCATGGTGACCACCGGATCGTCCGGACCGGAAACACGGTACCGAGCGGCAAAATACCCTGGCCGATCCGACACCGCTCTCCGCCTGCACGGTGCGTCGGACTCGGTACCTGTGCATCGAACCGGTACCGGTGTTTCGGATACGGGACAGCTCTCGAAATCGCTCTCGATGCCGACATCGTCGTATACCGAATCGATGCCTGACCGATGACGTGCGCGTCGGCGCCTGAGGCGATTCTGTGGAGACTCGCGCAGTGGAACGTCCCTACGGCGCGTACGTCCCCGTGGTCTGCGTCTGGGCGAGCACGTGGTCCGCAATCGAGTCACCGAGTGCGCCCGCCGTTGCACCCGCTGGCAGTTCGAGGTCCGCGTCGAGGGCGTACAGCTTGAACCGGTACGTGTGTTCGCCGTCTGGCGGTTTCGGGCCGCCGTAGCCCACCTCGCCGAAGTCGTTCTCGCCCTCGGCGGCGTCGGTCGGTTCCCAGTCGCGCGGAACGCGGTCCGTCGACGGGTCGGCGTTCCAGACGAGCCAGTGGACCCAGATCTTGCCGGCGGGCCCGACGGCGTCGGGGTCGTCGACGACGAGGACGAGCGACGCGGCGTCGTCGGGGACGCCGGAGATCTCGAGCGGTGGGTTGACGTTCGCGCCGTCGTACGCGTGAGCGTCCGGTATCGGGTCGCCATCGTCGAAGGCGGGGCTCGACAGCCGCAGCTCGCCCCGCTGGTCGGCGACCGACAGCGCGTGGTTGTACGCGTCGGTCACGCTCCCTCCTGGAGAAACCTACCCTCCTGTTCGTAGATCGCCACCAGCTCGGTGAGGAACTCCTCGATCGTCTCGTCGGCCTCGAGGTGGCCCTCGATGCGCGCGACCAGGTCGTCGTCGAGTTCGATCGTTCGGGTCATCCGAGCGGCCTACACCAACCAGGCGAATAAAGGCGGGGCCCTCGCGTTCCGAGGTCCTGGCGAAACCGTGACCGTCAGTCGATAGTAGCGTGTCACTCGGGCCGTCTCGAAGAGCCTGCGTTCTGCACGAAGCGTGAGACGAGCGAGTCACGCCGTTTCAGTTGCGAGGGCGCGTCCACCCGCCCGTTTAACCTGCCCCGACGGTGTACGACGGGCGATGGACGACTCGAATCCGTCGCCGACCGGTTCAGACTCACTCGTCACCATCGACGTCGGCGATGTCGAACTCGAGGGAGATCTCCGCGTGCCCGAGGGGGCGAGTGGTCTCGTGCTGTTCGCCCACGGTAGCGGGAGCAGTCGGCACAGCCCGCGGAACAACTTCGTCGCCGAGCGCCTGCGTGAGCGCGGCGTCGGCACGCTCCTGTTCGACCTGCTGACGGAGACGGAGGATCGCGACCCCGACGCGCGGTTCGACATCGATCTCCTCACGGACCGGCTGGTCGGTGCGGCCGAATGGGTCCGCGGCCAGTCGGACGTCGGTGACCTCGCAGTCGGCTACTTCGGGTCGAGCACCGGCGCGGCGGCCGCCCTCCGCGCGGCGGCCCGTCCGGAGACCGACGCCGCCGCCGTCGTCTCGCGCGGCGGGCGCGTCGATCTGGCCGAGTCCGTCCTCGGGGACGTCACGGCGCCGACGCTGTTCGTCGTGGGCGGGAACGACCACCCCGTCCGCCAGTGGAACGAAACGGCCTCCGAGCACCTCGGGGGCGACCGGTCGCTCGAGGTCGTCCCCGGTGCGGGCCACCTATTCGAGGGGGAGGGGCAACTCGAAACGGTCGCGGATCACGCCGCCGACTGGTTCGCCGACCACCTCGATCGAACCGAACTCGATCGACGCGATCTCTGACGTGACCGGCGGAATATCGCCAACTCGAACGGACGGCTGCGGACGCCGCCAGTGAGACGCGTCTGTCGCTCGGTCCACGGAGACAGATTCGTCACGACACCGTGGGATCGTAGACCCAGACGGGTTCGCCGTCGGATCCCTCCTCCAGGTCGATGCCGGGGACGGATTCGAGGACGGCCAGCCGGTCCGCGGACGTGTCGGTCGCGTCACTACGTTTGCCGCGGCCGTGCGCGACCGCCGCGCGGAGTTCGTCCGTCGACGCCCGGCCGCGCCTGGCGAGGGCGGCGAACGCCGCACGCGCGTACGCACGGTCGTCTTCGTCGAGCGGCGTCGTTTCGACGGCGTGGCGAGCGCTCGCGAACCGCGGTTCGTCCACCGGGTCAGCGATTGATCGTCCATCTCGGTCGTCTCGCTCGACGACCGGGGTTCCGTCGTACGTCCACCGATCGTACCACTCGATCGACTCCTCGACGACCACCTGGACGTCCGGGAGTGCCGCGAGACGGTCGCGAACGCAGTCGTCCCACCACCGATCGGCCGTCTCGTAGCCGGCGGGCTCCTCGCTGTAGGCGGCGTCGACTATCTCGGCCGACGTCGCGTCGCCCCAGAACCGGAGGAACCAGAACGCGTTCCGGACCGCCGCGTCCTCGTCCGGCCGGAGGTCGAAGTCGGCGATCGTTCGATCGACGGTCGCCGGCGTGTCCACGCGGTTGGCTCTCGGAGCGACGGGCCTCGAATCGAGCAGCCGCAGGCCGTTTTCAGTCACCTCGTAACCCGTCGTCCCGCCTCCGCGTCCCGTCTCGGCGTCCTCGCGTATCAGTCCGTTGTCCACCAGCTGCGCCAGCCTGTCCGCGACGGCCGGACCGTCGGCGTCGAGATCGGATTCGAGCGACCCGTCGACAGCTCGCCCGCTCTCAATCGCCTCCAGGATCGCCCTGCCTAGCGCGTCCAGCGTGTTCGAGCCCACGAATCCTAGGCCATCGTGAGGCGACTTAATTCGAACTGGGCGTTTCGGGTGCAGTCCCGTACACCACGTCGTTCGCGTCGGTCGCCGGGCTGAGAGTCTCGTATCGATGTCTTTCAGGCCGATTGTGGACTCTCTCCGGCGATACGCACCCGGTTCGTAACTACTGAGACGGTACTACCACGTATCACTGCTGATGGAGTGTGATGTTCTTCCACGAAAGCGAGTAGCAGTACGCGGTCACCGTTTACGACCCGGACCCTCACTTCGCGACATCGCTCCAGCAGGCCATCGGCGGAGCGGAGGGCGAGATGCGTGTCGCCATGCAGTACCATTTCCAGGCCTGGGCCGTGCCCGCAGAGCACGAAGAATACCGAAACCTGTTGCTTCGAGACCGCGACGGAGGAGCTCGGCCACGTCGAGGTGCGGGCCCGTGCGGGAAGGAAAAACGTGCGCGACTCGCCGAAGTCGATCGACAACTAGACGCAGGCCGAGGCCGACGCGCCGAAGTCGATCACCGGCTAGAACCCTAGACAGTTCCACTCAGCGGGAAGTTCGGCGATGCCGATCGATAGCAACCGTGTGCCCGTTTCCGGCGGCTACCTGGTGACGCCGGGTACCATCTCAAGAGACCGCTACGCTGACGGGATGGCCGAGTCGACCGACGACGAGCCGAACTGATCGCGTGGCGTTCGGCCTACGGACTCGCCAATCAACTGGCGATGGCGACCGGCGTTCGAGGCGACCGACGGCGATACGCTGTTGCGACTACCGGTCGTCGCCTGTACTCGAGACAGTGCGCCCACGAGAACGCCGAAGTGTTCTGGGTGTTTCTGAAGGCGAAACTAGCGAATCGCCCCGACTACGACCTATCGATGTTTCACTGTATTTATGTACGATTTCTCGTAACGCGTTCTCATGCAGTTCGACGCATCCGCCGCTCGGTTGTTTCGCTCCTACGCAACCGGGCAAGCCCCGGTCGAGGACCTCGTCGCCCATCCTGCGTACGTGGTGGCCCGTCAACACGCGGCGCTCCTCGGACGGACGCTCGATGCGAACCTCGTGGCCGAGGCCGTTGCAGGTGAGGCCGACGCGTTTCCCGACAGCGACACACTGCAGTCGCGGTGGGAGGCGATCGATCGGCTCCTCGACACCGTCGATGACCGCGCTACCGACTGGATCGCCGACTGTACCACACAGCTCACGCACGTCATCCCAGGGGCCGAAACTGGTGATCTACCGCTTTATCTGGGGATCGGATACGAGACGGGGATCGGTCTGGCCGACGGAGCCTATCTCGACGTCGCGAGACCGTTCTACCGCGAGAACCCGGCCCGGGTACGGTACGTGGCGCTTCACGAGAGTACCCACGTCTGTTACGACCGACGGCACGATTTGCAGGCCACGATGGCTGCCCTCGATCTCGACGAACCAACCGGCCAGCGCCGGTTTTTCGAGACGTTGCTGCACACCGAGGCGTACGCGGTGTACACCGCCGGCATCCCGTGGCGTGCGGACGACGGCGTCGCCGACGTCGATCACCCCATGTGTTGTGATTACCACGCGGTGGCCGACGACTCCTGGGTCCACGATCTGGTCGACCAGTACGATAGCCTTCGCGAATCGTTCGACCGGGGCGAGACGCTCTCACACGAGGCGCTCATGCGCCGGACGTTCGGCGGTCTGCGCCTCCCGTATCGAATCGGTTGTGCGCTGCTCGACAGGGTCGAATCCGAGCACGGGATGGCGGCCGTCAGGGATGGGTTCGCTATGGACGCCGTTTCCTTCTGCGAAAAGTTCGATACCGTTCTCGATCGCTATCGCCAGTGAGGCATCGACAGAAGATAACGCACTGGCGGGGGCGAGTATCGGCGGAAACAGCAGTTCCCCTCGTGTCGAAAAAGTAGCGCTCTCAGACGCCGCGAGAGGTGTCCGAGGGCGCCGAAAACTCTCCCTCCATGCCGCGCACGCTGAACGCGATGGCGATCATCGACACGCCGGTCATGACGAGGCTCACGCCGATCGCGAAGCCGACGAGCCAGAGCGCATCGGCGGGGAAGCCGACCCAGAGAAATCCGGCCAGTACCAGCGAAAGCGCGCCGCTGGCGGCGATCCAGCCACGTCCCGTTCCGCTTTCCATCCGGACACTCGCCAGGAGTTCCGCGATGCCGTCGACGAGTAGGTACGCGATGGCCAGCAAGGTGAGACTCACCAACCCGAGGAGGGGATTGGCGAGGATGAGAATCCCCGCAACCGCCGTGACCACCGCGAGGAGGACTTGCCAGAGCGATCCAGTCCACCCGTCGGCCGCGATGGCCTGGCCAGCGTGGACGAGCCCGGCGACGAGGAGGGCTGCGCCGACGATATAGGCTATGGCGATTCCCGTCCCGAACGGCAACGCGATGGCGAGAACTCCCAGTATCCCGACGAGCCCCCCGGTAACGGCGAGTGGGCGCCAGTTCGTTCCGATCGTTTCCGCGCCGCGTGGGGTGATTGTACTCATACTGCTACCTCCGCTCGAACGTACGTCGCGGACGAACGTAAAGACATAGTCGGTCTGACAATGGAACAGATCTGACGATATCCGAGTGAGTCGGGGATCTGGCGTATCGAACCGGCTGGTAAATCGGACGGTCGGGCGGGTCGAACCCGTCCATCCCCGCCCTGAGGACGCCGAAGCATCGATTTGCGGGCGTTATTCGACTGACCGGATCGCCGTCAGGCGATCGATTGGCGGACTTCTTGGTCTCCTTGAAGAACCCACAACCTGATAAAACAGTGCGGACGATGCGTTCTTTTTTAGTGTCTCAGTCGCTCGATCGAATACGATCATGAGCGACGTCAGAACCGACTCCCTCGAAATAGAGCGAGAGACGATCAGACGGGCGGGGAAACTCTTGCTCGCTGCCCTGGCGCTGGCAGTGCTGTTATCGCTCGTCTCGGTGCTGCCGGGTATCGACCGGCTAGTGCCAGGGTCGCCGGTGACGGTCATCGCGCTCGTCGGCGCCGCGGTGACGATCGTCATCGTCGCCCTCCTCGTGTCGCTGGCACCCGCTGTCGCGACGCTGGTTCGAACGGCGGTCGACGGGCCCGATCCGATCGTCGAGGACGCGGCAACGAGCGCACAGTTGCTCGTCGTGTTCGTAGCGATCATCGTCGGCCACCGCGGACTGGCACCGGCGGTCGTTCCGCTACTGGACGACCTTGCGTGGGCGTACGACCTGCTGTTCCTCGTTCTCGCCCTGCCGCCGCTCGCGGTCCTCGCCGTCCACGTCTACACCTCGCTCGATCCCGTGGCCGACGTCCTGGCAGAGAGAGTGACCGACGCCAAGCGCGATGATTTCGAGGAGAGCTAGGCCCACGGTCGAACGACTCAGTCCCACCACCGCACGACCCACAGTTCCACCATCGCACGACCCACAGTTCCACCATCGCACCACCCACAGTCCCACCACAGCACGACCCCCGTCAGTGTCTGATGCGTTCTCGCCCCACGACCGAATCGCTTCGTGAGGCGGATCGGAAGGAGACCGCTCGAATCGGGGCCGACTCCGTCTAGACCCGCTCTATCAGCGTCGCGATTCCTTGTCCAAAACCGATGCACATCGTCGAGAGTCCGTACCGGCCGTCGCAGTCGTCGAGCTGGTAGGGAAGCTTGCCGACCAGCGCCGCCCCGGTCGCGCCGAGCGGGTGGCCGTGGGCGATGGCACCACCCCAGACGTTCGTCCGCTGCCAGTCGGCGCCCGTCTCGGCGAGCCACGCGGCGACGACGGAGGCGAAGGCCTCGTTGACCTCGAAGCGGTCGACGTCGTCGACCGAGAGGTCGTTCTGCTCGAGGATATCGTTCGTCGCCGGGATGGGGCCCGTGAGCATCGTGATCGGATCGACGCCGACGACCTGGGTGTCGACGACGCGCGCGAGGGGGTCCCAGCCGTAGCGCTCGCAGGCCTCACCGGAGGCGATCAGCGTGGCTGCCGCCCCGTCGACGATACCAGAGGCGTTTCCGGCGTGCACGACGCCCTCGCCCGCCTCGCGGAAGGCCAGAGGGAGTTCCTCCAGCGTCTCGCGGTCGGTCTCCGGGCGCGGGTGTTCGTCGCGATCGACGATGCGCTCCTCTCCGTCGACCGTGACCTCGACTGCAATCAGCTGCTCGTCGTAGTGGCCCGCCTCGTCCGCCTGGCCCCATCGGCGCTGGGAGTCCACGGCGAGTCCGTCGAGTTCGTCGCGCGTACAGTCCCACTGTTCGGCGATGCGTTCGGCTCCCTCGCCCTGTGTCGTGAGTTCGTCGACGTGTTCGAAGTAGGTCTCAGTCACGCTCGTCTCGGCGGCGTACGTGTCGGCGTCGGCCGCAGAGTCGGCACCCATCGGCACGCGAGTCATGTGTTCGACGCCGCCAGCGACGAGCACGTCGGCCAGCCCGCCCCTGATCTGACCCGCGGCGAAGTTGATCGCCTGCTGGCCGGAGCCACACATCCGATTCAGCTGGACGCCGGGGATCTCCTCGCCCCAGCCAGCAACGAGAGGGGCAAGCCGTCCAATGTTCATCCCCTGCTCGCCGATCGGCGTCACGCAGCCGTAGACGACGTCCTCGGGGTACCCGCTTCGTGAGAAGTCGGTCCGCTCTTCGATCGCTTCGAGCGGCTTCGCAGCGAGATCCTGGGCGTGCAGGTCCCGAAACGACCCGCCGCGTTTGCCGAAGGGGGTGCGAACGGCGTCGACGATGTAGGCGTCGCGCATGATCGAGCGTCGGTCCAGGCCGGATTTACACTTTCGGCCCAGCGAACGGGCGATCACAGCTGCGGCCCCGTCTACGACCACCTCGCCGACCAGATTGGCGATATCGAGGACGAACACGCCGATGGCCGTAGAACCCGTCAGGCTCTCCGATCGCGGCGGATTTCAGGATCGGCGCTCGTATCGGCAGGGAATACGAATTTGCGGTTCGAACCCGTAGCGATCAGGATGGACTGGCACCGGTTCGAGACGACGCTGGCGAGACAAACCATGGCGGGGGGCGAGTCGATGTCGAGTGAGATGTTCGAAGCGATTACCACAGAAAACGCTCGCTACGCCGTGTACGCGCTCGCTCACCGGCCGGACCGGACCCTCTCGGAGCTCGCGGACTTCGTCGTCGGATTCGGCGCCATGCGCTCGGGCACGATCGCGACGCCGGCCGATCACGAGAACGTCCGCATTCGCCTCCATCACGTCGTGATGCCCAAGCTGGACGCGGCCGGGTACGTCGCCTACGATCGGGACGAGCGGACGATCGACGCGGCGCACCGATACGGAACGGTAAACGAGACGCTCGGGCTGAATGGGTGACCCACCGTGGAATCTCTCACCGACGCCGTGGCCTCGGTCCAAGCGCGGCGGCAGACGCTAGACGTCTACGCCCAGTCGCCGTCGGTCGCGACAGTGTTGGCCGAGCAGTTTTCGACCCGGAACGTCAGTGTCAGACACCGGCCGATGCCGGCGAGGGACGAACCCGGATTCGTGCTCGTCCGCGACGCGGCCGGCGAGTTCCGCGGTGCGATCGGACTCGATCGACTGGACGCGCTCCTCTCACCGGACCGTCACCCGCCGTGGGAACTGGACGCCGGCGTCGACACCGCCGCAGTCTTCACATTCCTCGACAACACGCTCTTCACGTCGGCGAGTCGACGACAGCTCCTCGCGGTGACCCGTGAGATAGAGGAGCGGGCGTGGCGAATCGCCACCGGGCACCTCGTCGCCGGATTCCAGACCGGCGCCGCACTCGCGGCGCAATCGGGCGTCTACGACCGGCTGGCGACCGAGACCGATCTGACCGTACGGGTCCTCGTCGCGGACGAGTGGGACGGCGACCTGTCGTCGGCCATCGACGTCCTCGACGGAGTCACCGGCGAGATCGGCGATTTCTGGGTCGTCTGTTTCGACGGCGAAGAGACCCGCCTGAACACGTCCGCGATCGTCGCCGAGGAACGCGATTCCGGTCGGTTCCGCGGGTTCTGGACCGACGATCCCGACCGCGTCGCGGAGATCGCGACGTATCTCGACGCGACGTACGTCGGCGAGACGGACGACCGCCAGTGAACTAGTCTCCGGTCTCGGCGCATCGATCGGTCCGTCCCGGGCCTTCATCGGGCTGGATCGCGAACAGCCACCATGCGACCACGCTCGAAAGCCGCGCTCGTCGGCGGCCTCGCAC comes from the Halovivax cerinus genome and includes:
- a CDS encoding DUF7557 family protein — protein: MTYTLEISDDLRERLDEHTEADETYEEFIAELVSIYETEGAFLQEGYSE
- a CDS encoding histidine kinase, with the translated sequence MESLTDAVASVQARRQTLDVYAQSPSVATVLAEQFSTRNVSVRHRPMPARDEPGFVLVRDAAGEFRGAIGLDRLDALLSPDRHPPWELDAGVDTAAVFTFLDNTLFTSASRRQLLAVTREIEERAWRIATGHLVAGFQTGAALAAQSGVYDRLATETDLTVRVLVADEWDGDLSSAIDVLDGVTGEIGDFWVVCFDGEETRLNTSAIVAEERDSGRFRGFWTDDPDRVAEIATYLDATYVGETDDRQ
- a CDS encoding DUF7344 domain-containing protein: MDWHRFETTLARQTMAGGESMSSEMFEAITTENARYAVYALAHRPDRTLSELADFVVGFGAMRSGTIATPADHENVRIRLHHVVMPKLDAAGYVAYDRDERTIDAAHRYGTVNETLGLNG
- a CDS encoding ZIP family metal transporter; this encodes MTETLVQAVSYTMLAVVAALVGGVIAIYRPPTAQMESNVQHFAAGVVFAAVAAELLPDVHTRAPSVVVVGFAIGVVTMLGVHRLGTYVEKRGIGGKIAGAASLLVTVAIDMVIDGVLIGVAFLTEPATGVLVAVALAIEVLFLGVTGVIALPEEMGTFRKLAVPGSFGVLLLVGVLVGVFALGGVSGTPIALVLAFGSAALLYLVTEELLVKAQKVPETPTSTTLFFVGFLLIFLLDMVH
- a CDS encoding YbhB/YbcL family Raf kinase inhibitor-like protein, producing the protein MTDAYNHALSVADQRGELRLSSPAFDDGDPIPDAHAYDGANVNPPLEISGVPDDAASLVLVVDDPDAVGPAGKIWVHWLVWNADPSTDRVPRDWEPTDAAEGENDFGEVGYGGPKPPDGEHTYRFKLYALDADLELPAGATAGALGDSIADHVLAQTQTTGTYAP
- a CDS encoding HdeD family acid-resistance protein, whose translation is MSTITPRGAETIGTNWRPLAVTGGLVGILGVLAIALPFGTGIAIAYIVGAALLVAGLVHAGQAIAADGWTGSLWQVLLAVVTAVAGILILANPLLGLVSLTLLAIAYLLVDGIAELLASVRMESGTGRGWIAASGALSLVLAGFLWVGFPADALWLVGFAIGVSLVMTGVSMIAIAFSVRGMEGEFSAPSDTSRGV
- a CDS encoding DUF7557 family protein gives rise to the protein MTRTIELDDDLVARIEGHLEADETIEEFLTELVAIYEQEGRFLQEGA
- a CDS encoding thiolase family protein, which translates into the protein MRDAYIVDAVRTPFGKRGGSFRDLHAQDLAAKPLEAIEERTDFSRSGYPEDVVYGCVTPIGEQGMNIGRLAPLVAGWGEEIPGVQLNRMCGSGQQAINFAAGQIRGGLADVLVAGGVEHMTRVPMGADSAADADTYAAETSVTETYFEHVDELTTQGEGAERIAEQWDCTRDELDGLAVDSQRRWGQADEAGHYDEQLIAVEVTVDGEERIVDRDEHPRPETDRETLEELPLAFREAGEGVVHAGNASGIVDGAAATLIASGEACERYGWDPLARVVDTQVVGVDPITMLTGPIPATNDILEQNDLSVDDVDRFEVNEAFASVVAAWLAETGADWQRTNVWGGAIAHGHPLGATGAALVGKLPYQLDDCDGRYGLSTMCIGFGQGIATLIERV
- a CDS encoding winged helix-turn-helix domain-containing protein; this encodes MGSNTLDALGRAILEAIESGRAVDGSLESDLDADGPAVADRLAQLVDNGLIREDAETGRGGGTTGYEVTENGLRLLDSRPVAPRANRVDTPATVDRTIADFDLRPDEDAAVRNAFWFLRFWGDATSAEIVDAAYSEEPAGYETADRWWDDCVRDRLAALPDVQVVVEESIEWYDRWTYDGTPVVERDDRDGRSIADPVDEPRFASARHAVETTPLDEDDRAYARAAFAALARRGRASTDELRAAVAHGRGKRSDATDTSADRLAVLESVPGIDLEEGSDGEPVWVYDPTVS
- a CDS encoding DUF2267 domain-containing protein: MNFNEFTGEVQHRLELPGTGETVRAIRATLYPLGQRIPAENAADLAASLPMEIKWYLTGAVDEHGQRFDWAEFLDRASEIEGRDKATVAYHTRVIVDLVREQVPGSDFEQLRNQLPESENTGNWRKLFEVVDAGGWSDAQEAQTGGGPQPEQE
- a CDS encoding dienelactone hydrolase family protein, producing MDDSNPSPTGSDSLVTIDVGDVELEGDLRVPEGASGLVLFAHGSGSSRHSPRNNFVAERLRERGVGTLLFDLLTETEDRDPDARFDIDLLTDRLVGAAEWVRGQSDVGDLAVGYFGSSTGAAAALRAAARPETDAAAVVSRGGRVDLAESVLGDVTAPTLFVVGGNDHPVRQWNETASEHLGGDRSLEVVPGAGHLFEGEGQLETVADHAADWFADHLDRTELDRRDL